Part of the Nicotiana tabacum cultivar K326 chromosome 20, ASM71507v2, whole genome shotgun sequence genome, caaacacgtgcaaagagtcataatctacagtaggctttccataccatttttcaaatggtgtcttgccatcaatagcagcagatggtagacgattaatgaggtggcatgcatatgtaattgcctcagcccaaaattctttgcccaagccagcattggacaacatacaccgtaccttctccagcaaggtccggttcatacgttcagccactccattctgttgtggtgtatgtctgacagtgaagtgtcggacgatgccatcattttgacagaccttattgaaatgatcatttttgtattcacctccattgtctgtgtgaatacacttgatcctcttgcctgtttgattctccaccatcgtcttccatttgagaaaaattcccaacacttcatctttgctcttcattgtatacacccatactcttcgggaaaaatcatcaacaaaggttacaaaatagtgcttcccacccaatgaaggtgttttggaaggaccccaaacatcagagtgtacataatccaaaatgcctttagtattatggatcgctgtaccaaatttaacccttgtctgtttccctttaacacaatgctcacaaaaatccaagttgcaagccttgactccttttaacaatccttgatctgatagagttttcaaggattttcctccaacatgtccaagcgcatgtgccatagcttggttgtttctgcctctttgtcgtcactggatgtcactgtcgctgtcccaataattgtactgccacgatagcggtacatattattattcttccgattagccttcattaccactagtgcaccagagcatactctcatcactccattttctgcaatgattttgaacccttttgattctagggctcccacagagatgagattcttcttcaaatccggtacatatcgaacatctgttaatgttctgatcattccatcatggttccttaatcgtattgaaccaatgccatatgaggtaagagggctgttatccgttgtgtggacgactccatattctccttcttgaaattccacgaaccagtccctattgggacacatatgatagctacaagccgagtccatcaaccatatgtctgatgatgttgatgactctattgtaactaatgagaagtctgaatcatcacaatcagctacatttgaatccataatggcctttccattgttatgtttggccttattcttcaacttcggacagtctttcttccagtgcctttttctcgacaaaaggcacattcatctttgctgggtctggatcttgacttggatcttcccttctttgtcctcgtttgactttgaggacgacccctcacaaatagtgcttctccttctccgcccttctgtttttctcgctttctttgttcatagctgtacaaagccgaacaaacttctctgagagaaacttcgtcatttccatggagtagagtagtttcaagatgctcgtactcatcaagaagtgacgccaacaacatcaaggccaagtcaccatcatcataagttgtatccatattttgcaaatctgtgaccaacttattgaaactggtgatatgttcattcatcgtggtaccaggaacataggtgaagtgaaacagtctcttcttcatgtacaatttattttgactatttttcttcaaaaatatatcctccagtgctttccataatttacttgcagaagtttcctttgtgtatggatatttctgctctctagcaaggaaggatcgaatggtaccgcaagcaacacggttgagaatcttccaatcttcttctccaataacatctggtttcttttcttcaatggccagatctagcccttgttgaaaaaggacatctagaacctcgccttgccacatcccaaaatgcccggacccgtcaaaaatttctaccgcaaatttcgcatttgacacaattcttgtcataagcaaagatgccaatgatgacgtattgttgacacttgatgtagattcttcttgtttattgtctcccatatttgacacaaatattatttaatagctgacgacacaaatcaagattatttcctttctgatgtagaagatcagactaagctgcaaccacagagcatactcagacagaaccttgactcagttaccaagataaatcttttctgatgtggaagatcagactatgctgcaaccacagagcatacttagacagtaccttggctctgataccaattgttgcggaagccaaatgtatatagtgtgaataagtcacaactactataccaaaaattatgacagccaccaaataataaataagacaataaaacaacaataaagggaacaccagaatttacgaggttcggctaattttgcctactcctcggacacaaccaatattttattccactccaaaaatacaagtgaaataatactaaagagagaagatacaaatgccttaaacagatgagaaggcaaatgagaggtgtgtttcaatcctaaacattaggccttcttttataggggaaaaatcccccaaacttaactcccaaccaatgtgggactttggcattttgccaaacttcaacaccAGTCTGCGTAATAGTTTATCGGCACCAGATTTCACCAAATCTAGTGAAGAGAGTGAGGAGTCTGTTGTGTGCCATTTGCTGTGAAATCTCATGGTGGTAGGTCAATTTCTCTTCCTTAATGACTGGGGACGATATAGCCAGCATTCCCTATAGCGCAACGTATTTCTCTcacctcctcttgcaagaattcgCTGTTCATTGGCCTTCGATTATTATTGGAGTAGgttagagagaggagagagcgTGGGGTTTTTGACTAATGGTAGGTGATGTGGGTGaaaggaattttgagattgagcatcGTGTTTTCAGGGAATGAGGGAAGAGAATAGCATGCATCAAAGTAGAgatagaaagaaaatagtgtaactgaatagagtatttagtggcttaaggctagaaggtaaccaaaattagatattttgctataaacattaaaatgtatctatagaatataattttttaaaatagtatttatttaaaataaataaggtgttaacctttgttataggaggtaaaaattccaatCTTAATCCCTCTCATTTTGAAATGTGTATAACAAAGATGACAAACAAAAGCCCAATCATGTTGGACAGGCTATATAAATCCTCACTGATCACATTATCTATTCAAATCATCTCACGCCAATATTatgcaaatataaataaaaaatactaaaagtTCTGTATATTTTCTAAGTATATTAAATCTCTAAAAGGTTAAACCTCTCCTATAAAACATAAAATTTACAGTAAAAGTACCAACATCTAAAATATGTTATCCACCTATTATAATCTAAGAAAATTTATAGCTTCCAACattttatccaaaaaaaaaatcatgttcTACTAGATTCATATAATTTATGATAGTATAACAAaagaattttctattttttaaaaatagaaaaacttcacaaaaaaacaaaaaataatattgttaGTAATTTATTTTATCTCAATTTAAAGGCGGAAAGTGTTGCTTCGTGTTCAATGTTAACCCTATGGTTATAGCATGTTGCCTATCTCCATGTCAAAAGCTCGAGTACAAATAAACACAGGTCGCTATAGGAGAAATATCTCCTAGGAGGGGCATTTTGATATTAATTACGACTTTAGGGGGTTAATCCTGAAATAGCAGATATTTATTGAAAGTGATGTGTCTCCCCGCCAACTTAAACAATTCCTTTGATTTTATTTGGGGTAGTTTGATTCGAGAATAAATTAATGCAAAGATTATATTACAAGGATTAATagattaattatttatttctATATACAGCGAtagaaaataattgttattttcCCGATATAAAATATGCTCTTAATGCTAATGTGGAGGTGGGTAGGTTATACAATTTTTGCTTCTCCTGTTTCATTTATATGATGGTTTGGTTGTGcaccaaattttttaaaaaataaagatatttGACACATAAACTAAGGCTCCGTTTGTCtataaaattctttttctttttcaattttttttctttcaaaaatgcatTTGTCCATGAAAAATTTGCAAGTTTTtgaatatttttctaaaatgAGTTTTTCGaaaccattttttaaaaattttcaaaaaacctTTTTTCCCACTCATAAAACTGCaacattttttcaagtgaaatgcacgtccaaatataattttaaattttaaataccaCTTTTtaacttaactccaaatactactttttttttcttttttcaaaaagaGTTTACTTACTTCTCACTAACGGCAGAATCATGAGCTTCATCACTCGACTCTAAACCAAATTAAAAACACTTGGCTATCTGAGCCAGGATCGAACTCTCCATGAGATTCATAGTTGCATTACTTATAGCTTCCTTGTTCGTAGACAAAGCGGATTCGGAATTGTTTTTCATTCCAAGGCATAACTTGTATCCATGCGCTTCATATTCGCTCGGAACTCGCTCCCAGAAATATAGCCATCCCTGCCCCCTCACGTCAATCCTACGAGCCTCTTATCCATTCTCATTGAACGACGGCGGGGGAGCAAATCCAACTAGAAAAACTCACATGGGCTTAGGGATAATCAAGCTCGAACTGATAACTTCCACCACGTCAAGGTGACACTCTACCGCTGAGTTATATCCCTTCCCCGCCCCATCGAGAAATAGATCTGACTAATCCTAAATCAAAGGGTCGAGAAACTCAACGCCACTATTTTTGAACAACTTGTAGCCGGGCCTTCTTTTCGCACTATTACGGATATGAAAATAATGGTCAAAATCAGATTCAATTGTCAACTGCCCCTATCGGAAATAGGATTGactacctatatatatatatatatatatatatatatatatatatatatatatatatatatatatatatatatatatatatagagagagagagagagagagagagagagagagagagagttcctTATGGTATATGTTATTAAGAATACAAATAGAAATATTAAAAGTAAGAGTGTGCCAATATCTTTAAAGTGAAGcaaaaaatagtatataaaataaataaaaatggagttaaaagcttcttttttttttatatcaaaAAACATTTGTTCATTTTTTCATAAGATTATTTCGCATATATAGGGAGGATCCTTTCTACCTTGCTCAACCCAAGTCTTCCTTGTGCATCGGCTTAGCATTAGATTaacatttcttctttttttgttgaaTATTATTAGTAATTTAATAGCACAGAGTGTGCAAGTTGAAGAATACAAGTATCTAATCTTCGTACTGCAAATCTGACACACAGATTTTCCCTTTGCCCTTTTCTTCTTGACTATCAAATTTTGTTAAACAATTAGCTAGTGTTTACCTAAACAAACTCTTacattatttccttatttgtctttttctttcccaTTTCAGGGTTTTGATTCTTCATTCATTCATACATACATTTCAGGGTTTTGATTCttcatacatatatataaagataaaGAATAGATTTTTGTATATCTCTCTCTCGGACCCTTTCATCTTCTTCCCCAAAACCTTATCCCTCTCTATCTCCTTATCTCTCATGTTCATTTGttaaaaagattcaatcttttaCCTTTCTTGAACTTGTAGAGATaaggaaaagagagagagagagctaaaAAATGGAAGCTGTTTTACAAACAAAAGGACTTCTTTCTTTGCCTTCAAAACCCAAAACCAAGGCTTTTTATCCGTTACCTCTAGGGGGTTTAAGGCATAGATTAAATTCTGGCCATTCTTTAAATACTCTAAAACCTAAGCCCTTAAATGGGTTATCTTTATCTTCAAATGGGTTCCAAAAATTTCAATGCTTTACCACTAAGCCTCAGCTTTTTGGCCAAAAGAATAGATTTTTCCCAATTTGTAAAGCTGAGGCTGCTGCTGCAGCTGATGGCCAGCCACTTTTTGCAGAAAAAGAGCCACCTAAGTTCATGGGAATTGAACTTGTGACCCTTAAGAAAATTATACCACTTGGGGCAATGTTCTTTTGTATTCTGTTTAATTATACAATCCTTAGGGACACAAAAGATGTATTGGTTGTAACAGCCAAAGGGTCCAGTGCTGAAATTATTCCATTCTTGAAAACTTGGGTGAATTTGCCTATGGCTATAGGGTTCATGCTGTTGTACACAAAGTTGGCCAATGTGTTGTCAAAAGAGGCTCTTTTTTACACTGTTATACTTCCATTTATTGCATTCTTTGGGGCATTTGGGTTTGTTTTGTATCCTCTTAGCAATTACTTTCACCCTACAGCTTTTGCTGATAAACTTCTCAACTCTTTGGGTCCAAGATTTCTTGGGCCAATTGCTATACTGAGGATCTGGAGTTTCTGCTTGTTTTATGTCATGGCTGAGCTTTGGGGAAGTGTGGTGGTTTCAGTACTCTTTTGGGGTTTTGCTAATCAGGTAAATTTGTGTTCATGAATATATTTTGTGCATTAGTAACCATTTTTAGGTTGCATAGTATTATTGTgtggagccgagggtctatcggggAACAATCTCTCTACCCTCCTGCGCagtaccctccccataccccacttgtgggaactcactcagattgttgttgttgttgttgctgtagtCTTATTGTGTAGATGATCTGTTTAGTTAGCTTCTGATATTAGCTAATATTTGCACTTCACTTCTTTGTTTGTGTGATGGTTGCTGCTTTCAGTTTTGTGAGGTAAAAACAATCTCTTTATACCAGGAGTAGTTTGCAGCTTGCTGCTATTTGTGATACATGTGCTACTATACTCTGTCTTCCTGATGTTAATTGTGGGGGTTTTTTTTGggtgggggggtgggggtgggggtggggctGCTAGGTGGTGGTATAGTAAAAGAGCGGAGTTCTAAAATGTTGCTCAAGCTCTATTTAATCTTACCTTTAATGGTGGGTGGCTTAGCTAACGGTTCTGTTTATGGTGCAGTTGTGGTCACACTGTCTTAAAATATTGGCAGTAACATTTTCTCATTGTTTTATGTCTTGGTCTGctgttctttattttattttcagttGCAGTTGGTCATACAAAATTTGTAAAGGTTTCATTCTGTTTCCCTGCTGTTACCATTCTGGCTATTGTGCTGCCTGTTGTAATATGATCGTCAACATATCTATATGCCTATGACAATGTAATCACCCGCCGTAGAGCTTTGGTGGGGGAAATCACTGTTATTTAAGTGTTTTGAGTGATTTCTTTTGCAGATTACGACTGTTGACGAGGCTAAGAGATTCTATCCTTTGTTTGGACTTGGTGCAAATGTTGCTCTGATTTTCTCAGGTCGTACAGTGAAGTACTTTTCTAGCCTGAGAAGCTCTTTGGGTCCTGGAGTTGATGGTTGGGCCATCTCTCTGAAAGCGATGATGAGTATTGTAGTGTTGATGGGTGGGGCAATCTGTTTCTTTTACTGGTGGGTGAATAGAAATGTTCCTCTCCCCACTCGTAGCCAGAAGAAGAAGGTAATTATCTAAACCATATGCCATTGCTTTTGCTATAGTCGACAGTTTTTTCCAAAGCAACTAGTTGATGGTAGAAGAAACTTATTATCTTTTGCTTGACTAGTAGAAAGCactctctttcatcaatttgTTTTTGAGAAGCAGATGCACCACCTTTTGTCCCTTGTCTATCACTTCTACTAAAATGACGATTCATTGctggttaaatcttttcaaaatatTTGTCAATAATGCCATTCAGATATTATACACAGATCTTTTATATTAAAGAATCATGTTTACATATGTGCATTATCTGACTAATGTCTTTTGTCAGGTAAAACCTAACATGACCACAATGGAGAGCTTGAAGTTCTTGGTCTCTTCAAAATATATCAGGAATCTTGCCACGTTGGTTGTAGCATATGGTATTAGTATCAACCTTGTCGAAGTTACATGGAAGTCAAAGCTCAAAGCTCAGGTGAATTATTACTAAGTGCTACTTTTTTCCTTAAAATTTTTATATTCGGATTTGTTTCTCATTTTAACATGTCTCATTCCGTCTCTCTCCCTATCACTAATGTGTAGTTCCCAAGCCCCAATGAATACTCGTCGTTCATGGGTGACTTCTCAACTGCTACTGGAATAGCAACTTTCGTAATGATGTTGTTAAGCCAGTGGATCTTTGACAAGTATGGATGGGGAGCAGCAGCCAAGATAACACCTACAGTATTGCTCCTTACCGGAATTGGATTCTTCTCCCTGATTTTGTTTGGTGCCCCTCTAGCACCTGCTCTTGCCAAGTTCGGGATGACTCCTCTTCTAGCAGCTGTCTATGTGGGTGCAATGCAGAACATTTTCAGTAAGAGTGCGAAGTACAGTTTGTTTGATCCTTGCAAAGAAATGGCCTACATTCCTTTGGATGAGGACACCAAGGTATGATGACATACTTATTTACTGAATGGTATGTGGTCACGGAtttgagccgtggaaacaacctcttgcagaaatgcagggtaaggctgcgtacaatagacccttgtggtccggcccttccccgcatcccgcgcatagcgggagcttggTACAACGGGCtgccttttttttaaaatcagtGTTGTTAGATAGAGCTGTCGGAAGTGGAACTATTTTCGCATCAATGCAATtatgagcccgtttggattggcttattttaagtgcttttaagccaaaatagcttttaagccattttgtagtgtttggataaagtaaaaaaagtgcttttaagcacttgtttttaagctaaaatgacaaaaacaagccaaaagtcaaaagctagaattcctaacttatgccttaaaagctattttggcttaaaaatcacttaaaataaGCCCATCCAATCGGGCTCTATGTCGTCATCAAAGAATTGTTGTTTCAAACATGTATAGCTGAAGTCTTTATATTGATGGTACATCTGCATTTGTGATGGTATACGTCACTAACATATACATTTGCTTGGCTATTTATAACCAGATGACTGTGCTATCACTTAACAAGCAATTTGTTGTATCAGGttaaagggaaagcagcaattgATGTTGTCTGCAATCCGCTGGGAAAGTCTGGAGGAGCTTTGATACAACAGTTCATGATTTTGACTTTCGGTTCACTTGCTAGCTCAACTCCTTACCTTGGAGGTGTGCTCCTAGTAATTGTTCTTGCATGGTTGGGAGCAGCCAAATCTTTGGATGCCCAGTTCACTACATTGCGTCGAGAAGAAGAGCTTGAGAAGGAAATGGAGAGAGCATCTTTGAAGATCCCTGTCGTGTCTCAAAATGACAATGGAAGTGGTTCTTTCTCAAGCGGATCATCACTGAACCCCGCTGGAGGTGATTCAACCAGCACTTCATCGGAACCTTCCTCCCCAAGGAGCCTGTAATATCACTGTTCGATCACTTGCAGAACTGGAGGAATAAAAAGCGAAACAGAAGATGCATCAGGTGGTATCTTGGTTGCAGTCCAACTATGATTTAATGTTGTCAAATCTTTGTTGTTGGTTATAGGAATTCATTTTTACTCGAGAGAAATAAATTTAGATACAAGAGAGGCACATCGCTGAATTAGCCAACCCGCCATCCCAAGTTTATTTTCTGGTAGTTACACTTTTTCTCAGTTTTGTAGCTTGAGTTCATTGGTTTCATATTACGAAATGCTGGTTGTTGAACTTTCTTTTCGCAATGTAAGCATGTTGTTTCTCCAAAAATTTATTTATCTTGGTAATTGCTTTTATCTAACTCAAGAATATTTCATGAACTTTTGTCAAGGTGGTTATGCATGAGTTTACTGAAGAAGCTTTTGTTCGCTACGAGTATAATCTtgtgtaaattttttttttttttttttttgcttcaagTGTGAAGACTGAAAATATGCATACAACTGTCGCACATCCTCTGCTATTTGTGACCACTCAGGTCTGGAGATCTTCATCTCCTTCTGCCAAGATTTGAGCTGAAGACTATTCATCACATCATCAGTCTCGCCAGCATggtgaaccccccccccccccccaaatcttCTTTTCCTCAGCATTATGAAGAGTGAGGCCATAGGTGGCCACAGTGGAGCGATGCAGTCCTGTAGCTATGAAAACACATCAGTTAACTTCaacaataatttatttcatttaaTCATCAAGAGTATAGTGCGATGGTTGAGATCCCTTTATATTTAACTAGAGTTGAGTCTTTGATAATGTAAACGGATAACTTTTCAGTAGTTGGTAATTCCTAAGATTCTGATATCCGTGTTGAACTAGGTGATTCTTGTGTAAATTGTCAGCTGAATTGTTCCCAGAAAGAGGTGTCAGCTGCAAGAGTTTCTTCAAAGTATTGGATTTATGAATTTGAATGGTGTTGGTTTGGGCCATGCCGTGGTGGAAGTTTTGGCTGTTGCAGTATAGGTTTAGGGGAGGAGCGGTGCCCCCTTGGAAAATGAAACTTAACACTCCTCTCTTCTTGTTCTTATGAGCTTTCTTTCCACGTTAAAGCTCTTCCACATGCCATGCGGAACAAGATTATCTCCAAAACGCAGGCCAAATGATAAGAAGGTTCTCTATTCTTGGATTAGTTACCTCATGTAGCAAAGGtttatactttatttattttaaataaatgtccttttaaaaaattatattccatagctaccttttaattttttatagccaaatatctatttatagtcacctcctacccttaagccataaaataagctttctattatttttctctctcccatCAAATTCTAATAACCATTAAACACCGGGGAAGATGAAAGGGAAGGGGAATATGTTGTGTCTAAAGTATTttatcagcagcagcagcagcaggtcAAGCAAGGTGAAAAAATTGAACAAGAATTGACCGAGGAGTCTGAATGTCTGGTTGCTAAAGTAGATCCACATACCCCAAGTCTGTGACTCTTCACCCCCCTCGTGGCGAGAGGCTATTTTCAACTATggatgcaacaacaacaacaacaatccagtaaaatcctacaagtggggtctggggagggtagtatgtacgcagaccttacccctaccccgaaggcgtagagaggctgtttccgaaagaccctcggctcaagataaaTTTTCAACTATGGATGCAAGACAACAAATTGCCGCTTCTAGCATCAGTCCTATTACCCAGGTATTACCATGTGTAATGTTCTTGTTTTTGCCGGTCAATGTTACCCTAAAACCTAGAGGCTTAGGGTTAGGGTTTCTCTCCAATACAGTAGAAGCCAGAGAAAACATAAGAACATGGCAGCACCAGCGGCTGCTCCGACAGCGGTAGAATCAGTTCAATGTTTCGAGCGGAAGAAGAAGGCGGTAGCAGTAACCCACATCAAACGAGGGAAAGGCCTCATCAAAATCAACGGCGTTTCGATCGAGTTAGTCCAGCCTGAAATCCTCTGTTACAAATCTTTCGAACCAATTCTCCTCTTAGGCCGCCACAGATTCGCCGGAGTGGACAAAGACGACGAagttggggctgagcaacttgaattttctgttaatatatttcaatgtatcttgctgttttttcatgtatttcattgtattcatcatctttttttcattgtatttcaatgtatcttgctgtattatatgtatttcattgtattcattttttttcaatgtatcccgctgtattcaatgtatttctatgtaatttctctgaagattgttatgtttttggggtgtttttcggttgagaatcttttttataattggaaatacaaaatttgtgtgttataattgagtttgttgagttatattaggagtctattatgttaattgattcactttccgtttaaaaacaatgtaatcccctatttca contains:
- the LOC107830888 gene encoding plastidic ATP/ADP-transporter-like, with translation MEAVLQTKGLLSLPSKPKTKAFYPLPLGGLRHRLNSGHSLNTLKPKPLNGLSLSSNGFQKFQCFTTKPQLFGQKNRFFPICKAEAAAAADGQPLFAEKEPPKFMGIELVTLKKIIPLGAMFFCILFNYTILRDTKDVLVVTAKGSSAEIIPFLKTWVNLPMAIGFMLLYTKLANVLSKEALFYTVILPFIAFFGAFGFVLYPLSNYFHPTAFADKLLNSLGPRFLGPIAILRIWSFCLFYVMAELWGSVVVSVLFWGFANQITTVDEAKRFYPLFGLGANVALIFSGRTVKYFSSLRSSLGPGVDGWAISLKAMMSIVVLMGGAICFFYWWVNRNVPLPTRSQKKKVKPNMTTMESLKFLVSSKYIRNLATLVVAYGISINLVEVTWKSKLKAQFPSPNEYSSFMGDFSTATGIATFVMMLLSQWIFDKYGWGAAAKITPTVLLLTGIGFFSLILFGAPLAPALAKFGMTPLLAAVYVGAMQNIFSKSAKYSLFDPCKEMAYIPLDEDTKVKGKAAIDVVCNPLGKSGGALIQQFMILTFGSLASSTPYLGGVLLVIVLAWLGAAKSLDAQFTTLRREEELEKEMERASLKIPVVSQNDNGSGSFSSGSSLNPAGGDSTSTSSEPSSPRSL